The Streptomyces sp. NL15-2K genome contains a region encoding:
- a CDS encoding S41 family peptidase, with protein MTGSSSYLRFPHLRGELVAFTAEDDVWLAPLDGGRAWRVSADNVPVTHPRISPDGTTVAWTSTRDGAPEVHIAPVDGGPAKRLTHWGSSRTQVRDWTPDGQVLAISSYGQASLRRSWAHAVPLDGGPSTVLPYGPVGHVAHGPATVLLSAPMGREAAWWKRYRGGTAGKLWIDSDVRDGEGAGEFVRLHEELDGNLEYPLWAGDRIAFLSDHEGVGALYSSLADGSDLRRHTPLDGFYARHAAGDGTRVVYASAGELWILDDLDGAEPRRLDIRLGGQHTDRQPFQVNASRWFGSAAPDHTARGSAVAVRGAVHWVTHRSGPARALAAEPGVRARLPRTFRAEGEEWVVWVTDAEGDDALEFAPATGNAPGATPRRLAAGQLGRVLGLAMAPDGSRAAVAAHDGRVLLVERETGEVREVDRSEEGDVTGLVFSPDSAWLAWSHPGPRPLRQLRLANTTDLSVTEATPLRFQDYAPAFTLDGKHLAFLSNRSFDPVYDEHVFDLAFVVGDRPHLITLAATTPSPFGPQRHGRPFEAPDKDETPDSEGTPATRIDLEGLADRIVPFPVEAARYSNLRAAKDGVLWLRHPVRGVLGSSRATPDDPDPQTELERYDLAQQRIEHLAVDADHFQVSGDGKRVLLWTDGRLKVVPSDRRASNDDDSDTNITVDLSRVRQTVDPAAEWRQMYDETGRIMRDHFWRPDMNGVDWTGVLDRYRPVLDRVATHDDLVDLLWEVQGELGTSHAYVVPRGGHGGGPRQGLLGADISRHQDGPQESAQWRIDRILPTETSDPDARSPLAAPGVAVRAGDAIVAVNGVPVDPVTGPGPLLVGTAGKPVELTISPAGGGEVRHAVVVPTADEEPLRYHAWVEDRRAYVHEKSGGRLGYLHVPDMQAPGWAQIHRDLRVEVAREGLVVDVRENRGGHTSQLVVEKLARRIVGWALPRGMRPYSYPGDAPRGPVVAVANEFSGSDGDIVNAAIKALGIGPVVGTRTWGGVIGIDSRYRLVDGTLITQPKYAFWLEGYEWGVENHGVDPDVEVVQRPQDYGAGRDVQLDEAVRLALAALEETPAKVPPGLP; from the coding sequence ATGACGGGGTCTTCTTCGTATCTCCGGTTTCCGCACCTGCGAGGCGAGTTGGTCGCCTTCACCGCCGAGGACGACGTGTGGCTCGCGCCCCTCGACGGCGGGCGGGCCTGGCGGGTCAGCGCCGACAACGTGCCGGTGACCCACCCCCGCATCTCACCCGACGGCACCACCGTCGCCTGGACCTCCACCCGCGACGGCGCGCCCGAGGTGCACATCGCCCCGGTCGACGGCGGTCCCGCCAAGCGCCTCACGCACTGGGGCAGTTCGCGCACCCAGGTGCGCGATTGGACCCCGGACGGACAGGTCCTCGCCATCAGCTCCTACGGCCAGGCGAGCCTGCGCCGCAGCTGGGCGCACGCCGTCCCGCTCGACGGCGGACCGTCCACGGTCCTGCCGTACGGCCCCGTCGGCCATGTCGCGCACGGCCCGGCGACCGTCCTGCTGTCGGCGCCCATGGGCCGGGAGGCCGCCTGGTGGAAGCGGTACCGGGGCGGCACGGCGGGCAAACTGTGGATCGACAGCGACGTCCGCGACGGGGAGGGTGCCGGCGAGTTCGTACGGCTGCACGAAGAGCTGGACGGAAACCTCGAGTACCCGCTGTGGGCGGGGGACCGGATCGCCTTCCTGTCCGACCACGAGGGCGTCGGCGCGCTGTACTCCTCCCTCGCGGACGGGTCCGACCTACGACGGCACACCCCCCTCGACGGGTTCTACGCCCGGCACGCCGCCGGCGACGGCACCCGTGTCGTCTACGCCAGTGCCGGCGAACTGTGGATCCTGGACGACCTCGACGGCGCCGAACCCCGCCGCCTCGACATCCGGCTCGGCGGCCAGCACACCGACCGGCAGCCGTTCCAGGTCAACGCCTCCCGCTGGTTCGGGTCCGCCGCCCCCGACCACACCGCGCGCGGCAGCGCGGTCGCCGTGCGCGGTGCCGTGCACTGGGTCACCCACCGCTCCGGACCGGCCCGCGCGCTCGCCGCCGAACCCGGCGTCCGGGCCCGGCTGCCGCGCACCTTCCGCGCGGAGGGCGAGGAGTGGGTGGTGTGGGTGACGGACGCGGAGGGCGACGACGCCCTGGAGTTCGCGCCCGCCACCGGCAACGCGCCCGGCGCCACCCCGCGCCGCCTCGCCGCCGGACAGCTCGGCCGCGTCCTCGGGCTCGCCATGGCGCCCGACGGCAGCCGGGCCGCGGTCGCCGCGCACGACGGACGGGTACTGCTCGTCGAGCGCGAGACCGGCGAGGTCCGCGAGGTCGACCGCAGCGAGGAAGGAGACGTGACCGGGCTGGTCTTCTCACCCGACTCCGCCTGGCTCGCCTGGTCGCACCCCGGCCCGCGCCCCCTGCGCCAGCTGCGGCTCGCCAACACCACCGACCTGTCGGTCACCGAGGCGACCCCGCTGCGCTTCCAGGACTACGCGCCGGCGTTCACCCTCGACGGCAAGCACCTCGCCTTCCTGTCCAACCGCTCCTTCGACCCGGTCTACGACGAGCACGTCTTCGACCTGGCCTTCGTCGTCGGCGACCGCCCGCACCTGATCACACTGGCCGCGACCACGCCCTCGCCCTTCGGACCGCAGCGGCACGGCCGCCCCTTCGAGGCGCCGGACAAGGACGAGACGCCCGACAGCGAGGGCACCCCGGCCACCCGTATCGACCTCGAAGGCCTCGCCGACCGGATCGTGCCGTTCCCGGTCGAGGCGGCCCGCTACTCCAACCTGCGGGCCGCGAAGGACGGCGTGCTGTGGCTGCGGCATCCGGTGCGCGGTGTCCTCGGCTCCTCCCGGGCCACCCCGGACGACCCGGACCCGCAGACCGAGCTGGAGCGCTACGACCTCGCCCAGCAGCGCATCGAGCATCTCGCCGTCGACGCCGACCACTTCCAGGTCAGCGGCGACGGCAAGCGGGTCCTGCTGTGGACCGACGGGCGGCTCAAGGTCGTCCCCAGCGACCGGCGCGCCTCGAACGACGACGACAGCGACACGAACATCACCGTCGACCTCAGCCGAGTCCGGCAGACCGTCGACCCGGCCGCCGAGTGGCGGCAGATGTACGACGAGACCGGCCGCATCATGCGGGACCACTTCTGGCGGCCGGACATGAACGGCGTCGACTGGACCGGCGTCCTCGACCGCTACCGCCCCGTCCTCGACCGCGTCGCCACCCACGACGACCTCGTCGACCTCCTCTGGGAGGTCCAGGGCGAACTCGGCACCTCGCACGCCTACGTCGTCCCGCGCGGCGGACACGGCGGCGGACCCCGGCAGGGACTGCTCGGCGCCGACATCTCCCGCCACCAGGACGGCCCACAGGAATCGGCACAGTGGCGCATCGACCGCATCCTGCCGACCGAGACCTCCGACCCGGACGCCCGCTCCCCGCTCGCCGCACCCGGCGTCGCGGTGCGCGCCGGGGACGCGATCGTCGCGGTGAACGGAGTGCCGGTGGACCCGGTGACCGGCCCCGGCCCCCTCCTCGTCGGTACGGCGGGCAAGCCCGTCGAGCTCACCATCTCCCCGGCCGGCGGGGGCGAGGTACGGCACGCGGTCGTCGTCCCGACCGCCGACGAGGAGCCGCTGCGCTACCACGCCTGGGTCGAGGACCGGCGGGCCTACGTCCACGAGAAGTCCGGCGGACGCCTGGGATACCTCCACGTGCCGGACATGCAGGCGCCCGGCTGGGCCCAGATCCACCGCGACCTGCGCGTCGAGGTGGCCCGGGAGGGCTTGGTCGTGGACGTCCGCGAGAACCGGGGCGGGCACACCTCCCAGCTGGTCGTCGAGAAACTGGCCCGCCGGATCGTCGGCTGGGCGCTGCCGCGCGGGATGCGGCCGTACAGCTATCCGGGAGACGCGCCCCGCGGGCCCGTCGTCGCCGTCGCCAACGAGTTCTCCGGCTCCGACGGGGACATCGTCAACGCGGCGATCAAGGCGCTGGGGATCGGGCCGGTGGTCGGGACGCGGACGTGGGGCGGGGTGATCGGGATCGACAGCCGGTACCGGCTGGTCGACGGGACGCTGATCACTCAGCCGAAGTACGCGTTCTGGCTGGAGGGTTATGAGTGGGGGGTGGAGAACCACGGCGTCGACCCGGACGTGGAGGTGGTGCAGCGGCCTCAGGATTACGGGGCGGGGAGGGACGTGCAGCTGGACGAGGCTGTGAGGTTGGCCTTGGCTGCGTTGGAGGAGACGCCGGCGAAGGTGCCGCCTGGTTTGCCGTAA
- a CDS encoding 16S rRNA (uracil(1498)-N(3))-methyltransferase: MTAPVFVVEHFRADGAGQYVLDGPEGRHAVSVKRLRQGERVVLTDGAGRWAECDVVGAEGKDRLIVHMTGVSEEPPESPRVTVVQALPKGDRGELAVETMTETGVDAIVPWAAARCITQWKGERGQKALAKWRATAREAGKQSRRVRFPEIADAATAKEVAALLAKADFAAVLHESGEEALATAELPAQGEIVLVVGPEGGVSPEELALFEEAGAKAYRLGRTVLRTSTAGTAATALLLGRSGRWS, encoded by the coding sequence ATGACCGCGCCGGTGTTCGTCGTCGAGCACTTCCGCGCGGACGGTGCCGGGCAGTACGTCCTCGACGGCCCCGAAGGGCGGCACGCCGTCTCCGTGAAGCGACTGCGGCAGGGGGAGCGGGTCGTCCTCACCGACGGCGCCGGACGGTGGGCGGAGTGCGACGTGGTCGGCGCCGAGGGCAAGGACCGGCTGATCGTCCACATGACCGGCGTCTCCGAGGAACCCCCCGAGTCCCCGCGCGTCACCGTCGTCCAGGCCCTCCCCAAGGGCGACCGCGGTGAGCTGGCCGTCGAGACGATGACCGAGACCGGCGTCGACGCGATCGTGCCGTGGGCCGCCGCCCGCTGCATCACCCAGTGGAAGGGCGAACGCGGCCAGAAGGCGCTCGCCAAGTGGCGCGCCACCGCCCGCGAGGCCGGCAAGCAGTCCCGCCGAGTGCGCTTCCCGGAGATCGCGGACGCGGCGACGGCCAAGGAGGTTGCCGCACTTCTCGCCAAAGCCGACTTCGCCGCCGTACTCCACGAGAGCGGTGAAGAAGCCCTGGCCACGGCCGAACTGCCCGCCCAGGGTGAGATCGTGCTGGTCGTCGGTCCCGAAGGCGGTGTCTCCCCCGAGGAGTTGGCGCTGTTCGAGGAAGCGGGTGCGAAGGCGTACCGGCTGGGGCGTACGGTACTGCGCACGTCGACCGCCGGGACCGCGGCGACCGCCCTGCTCCTCGGCCGCTCCGGCCGCTGGTCCTGA
- a CDS encoding nitronate monooxygenase, with product MSSALTDLFPHPIVQAPMAGGVSVPTLAAAVCEAGGLGFLAAGYKTADGLYQEIKQLRSLTARPFGVNLFMPQPEYADPAAVDVYAHQLAGEAAWYDTELGDPESGRDDGYEAKLAVLLDNPVPVVSFHFGAPSPDVLDSLRRAGTFTLVTATTTDEALAVERAGADAVIAQGVEAGGHQGTHRDIPENDGAGIGLLSLIAQIRETVRIPILAAGGIMRGGQIAAALAAGASAAQLGTAFLATPESGANAVHKQALTNPLYVRTELTRAFSGRPARGLVNRFLREHGPYAPAAYPEIHHLTSPLRKAAAKAGDAQGMALWAGQGHRMARELPAGQLVEVLAGELADARAALSMFPPAGGV from the coding sequence ATGTCCTCCGCACTGACCGATCTCTTCCCCCATCCGATCGTGCAGGCCCCCATGGCGGGCGGCGTCTCCGTGCCGACGCTCGCCGCGGCCGTGTGCGAGGCCGGCGGGCTGGGGTTCCTCGCCGCCGGGTACAAGACGGCCGACGGCCTGTACCAGGAGATCAAGCAGTTGCGGAGCCTCACGGCCCGCCCCTTCGGCGTGAACCTCTTCATGCCGCAGCCCGAGTACGCCGACCCCGCCGCCGTGGACGTCTACGCCCACCAACTGGCCGGCGAGGCCGCCTGGTACGACACCGAGCTGGGTGACCCCGAAAGCGGCCGCGACGACGGCTACGAGGCCAAGCTCGCCGTTCTGCTCGACAACCCGGTACCGGTGGTCTCCTTCCACTTCGGCGCGCCGAGTCCTGACGTACTGGACTCACTGCGTCGGGCCGGCACCTTCACCCTGGTCACCGCGACCACCACCGACGAGGCCCTCGCCGTCGAGCGGGCGGGCGCCGACGCGGTGATCGCGCAGGGCGTGGAGGCCGGCGGCCACCAGGGCACCCACCGTGACATCCCGGAGAACGACGGTGCCGGTATCGGACTGCTGTCCCTGATCGCGCAGATCCGCGAGACCGTACGCATCCCGATCCTCGCCGCCGGCGGCATCATGCGCGGCGGCCAGATCGCCGCCGCACTCGCCGCGGGCGCGAGCGCGGCCCAGCTCGGCACGGCGTTCCTCGCCACGCCCGAGTCCGGTGCGAACGCCGTGCACAAGCAGGCGCTGACCAACCCCCTGTACGTCCGTACGGAGCTGACCCGCGCCTTCTCCGGCCGCCCGGCCCGCGGCCTGGTCAACCGGTTCCTGCGCGAGCACGGCCCGTACGCGCCCGCCGCCTACCCCGAGATCCACCACCTCACCTCGCCGCTGCGCAAGGCGGCCGCCAAGGCGGGCGACGCGCAGGGCATGGCGCTGTGGGCGGGACAGGGGCACCGTATGGCCCGCGAACTGCCCGCGGGGCAGCTGGTGGAGGTGCTGGCCGGTGAACTCGCCGACGCCAGGGCGGCGTTGTCGATGTTTCCCCCGGCGGGAGGCGTCTGA
- the dnaJ gene encoding molecular chaperone DnaJ — protein sequence MATDYYAVLGVRRDASQEEIKKAFRRLARELHPDVNPDPKTQERFKEINAAYEVLSDPQKKQVYDLGGDPLSQAAGAGAGGFGAGGFGNFSDIMDAFFGTASQRGPRSRTRRGQDAMIRLDIELDEAAFGTTKDIQVDTAIVCTTCSGEGAAPGTSAQTCDMCRGRGEVSQVTRSFLGQVMTSRPCPQCQGFGTVVPTPCPECAGDGRVRSRRTLTVKIPAGVDNGTRIQLAGEGEVGPGGGPAGDLYVEIHELPHSQFQRRGDDLHCTVTLPMTAASLGTKVPLETLDGLEEVDIRPGTQSGQSIPLHGRGVTHLRGGGRGDLIVHVEVQTPTKLDVEQERLLRELAKLRGEERPQGQFQPGQQGLFSRLKDAFNGR from the coding sequence GTGGCCACGGACTATTACGCCGTTCTCGGCGTGCGTCGCGACGCGTCGCAGGAAGAGATCAAGAAGGCCTTCCGGCGGCTCGCGCGCGAGCTGCACCCGGACGTCAACCCCGATCCGAAGACCCAGGAGCGGTTCAAGGAGATCAACGCCGCTTACGAGGTGCTGTCGGACCCGCAGAAGAAGCAGGTCTACGACCTCGGCGGCGACCCGCTCTCGCAGGCGGCCGGCGCGGGTGCCGGCGGCTTCGGGGCGGGTGGCTTCGGGAACTTCTCCGACATCATGGACGCCTTCTTCGGTACGGCGTCCCAGCGCGGTCCGCGCTCGCGCACCCGGCGCGGCCAGGACGCGATGATCCGGCTGGACATCGAGCTCGACGAGGCGGCCTTCGGTACGACGAAGGACATCCAGGTCGACACGGCGATCGTCTGCACCACCTGTAGCGGTGAGGGTGCGGCGCCGGGGACGAGCGCGCAGACGTGTGACATGTGCCGCGGCCGCGGTGAGGTGTCGCAGGTGACGCGGTCCTTCCTGGGCCAGGTCATGACCTCGCGTCCGTGCCCGCAGTGCCAGGGCTTCGGGACCGTGGTGCCCACTCCGTGCCCGGAGTGCGCCGGCGACGGCCGGGTCCGCTCCCGTCGGACCCTGACCGTGAAGATCCCCGCCGGTGTCGACAACGGCACCCGCATCCAGCTCGCCGGCGAGGGCGAGGTCGGGCCCGGTGGCGGTCCCGCCGGTGACCTGTACGTCGAGATCCACGAGCTGCCGCACTCGCAGTTCCAGCGTCGGGGCGACGATCTGCACTGCACGGTCACCCTCCCGATGACCGCGGCCTCCCTCGGTACCAAGGTCCCGCTGGAGACGCTGGACGGCCTGGAGGAGGTCGACATCCGGCCCGGCACCCAGTCCGGCCAGTCGATCCCGCTGCACGGCCGGGGCGTCACGCATCTGCGCGGCGGCGGCCGGGGTGACCTGATCGTCCACGTCGAGGTCCAGACCCCGACCAAGCTCGACGTGGAGCAGGAGCGGTTGCTGCGCGAGCTGGCCAAGCTGCGGGGCGAGGAGCGGCCGCAGGGGCAGTTCCAGCCGGGGCAGCAAGGGTTGTTCTCGCGGTTGAAGGATGCGTTCAATGGTCGCTGA
- the hrcA gene encoding heat-inducible transcriptional repressor HrcA has protein sequence MLSERRLQVLRAIVQDYVGTEEPVGSKALTERHNLGVSPATVRNDMAALEDEGYIAQPHTSAGRIPTDKGYRLFVDKLAGVKPMTPPERRAIQNFLDGAVDLDDVVARTVRLLAQLTRQVAVVQYPSLTRSTVRHVELLSLAPARVMLVLITDTGRVEQRMIDCPAPFGEASLADLRARLNSRVAGRRFTDVPRLVEDLPEGFDIEDRGTVSTVLSTLLETLVEENEERLMIGGTANLTRFGHDFPLTIRPVLEALEEQVVLLKLLGEAGDSGMTVRIGHENAYEGLNSTSVVSVGYGSGNEAVAKLGVVGPTRMDYPGTMGAVRAVARYVGQILAES, from the coding sequence ATGCTGAGTGAACGACGGCTTCAGGTGCTGCGCGCCATCGTCCAGGACTATGTCGGCACCGAGGAGCCGGTGGGGTCGAAGGCGCTCACCGAGCGGCACAACCTCGGCGTTTCCCCGGCGACCGTGCGCAACGACATGGCCGCCCTGGAGGACGAGGGGTACATCGCCCAGCCGCACACCAGCGCCGGGCGGATCCCCACGGACAAGGGCTACCGGCTCTTCGTCGACAAGCTCGCCGGCGTCAAGCCGATGACCCCGCCCGAGCGGCGCGCGATCCAGAACTTCCTCGACGGCGCCGTCGACCTCGACGATGTCGTGGCGCGGACCGTACGGCTGCTCGCGCAGCTCACCCGGCAGGTCGCCGTCGTGCAGTATCCGTCGCTCACCCGGTCCACCGTCCGGCACGTGGAGCTGCTGTCGCTCGCGCCCGCGCGCGTGATGCTCGTGCTGATCACGGACACGGGGCGGGTCGAGCAGCGGATGATCGACTGCCCGGCGCCGTTCGGCGAGGCCTCCCTCGCCGATCTGCGGGCGCGGCTCAACAGCCGGGTCGCGGGGCGGCGCTTCACCGATGTGCCCAGGCTCGTCGAGGACCTTCCCGAAGGCTTCGACATAGAGGACCGCGGCACGGTCTCGACCGTCCTCTCCACCCTGCTGGAGACGCTGGTCGAGGAGAACGAGGAGCGGCTGATGATCGGCGGCACCGCCAATCTGACCCGCTTCGGACATGACTTTCCCCTCACCATCCGGCCCGTCCTGGAGGCCTTGGAGGAGCAGGTCGTGCTCCTCAAACTCCTTGGCGAGGCGGGGGATTCGGGCATGACCGTACGCATCGGTCACGAGAACGCCTACGAGGGACTCAACTCCACGTCCGTGGTGTCGGTCGGCTACGGTTCGGGCAACGAGGCAGTCGCCAAGCTCGGCGTGGTCGGACCGACCCGCATGGATTACCCGGGAACGATGGGAGCGGTACGCGCAGTGGCACGGTACGTCGGACAGATCCTGGCGGAGTCGTAA
- a CDS encoding MBL fold metallo-hydrolase, which translates to MTVTWEELGWERLAAGVGRCRLPGWDCTVGLVVGEGTALLIDAGSSLGEGARLRAQAEAFTGHRVTHLALTHPHFDHVFGAAAFAGAEVFGAVGIDTVFTARHAREELRADAVRNGLEAGSADEAVDALTPPRHYVSGEWTLDLDGGRQVLLANVGPGHTAHDLAILVPGSPEVVFCGDLVEESGEPQAGPDAVPSHWPAALDRLLDLGGEDALYVPGHGTVVGAAFVRAQRDALATRFGVS; encoded by the coding sequence ATGACGGTGACTTGGGAAGAGCTGGGGTGGGAGCGGTTGGCGGCCGGGGTGGGCCGGTGCCGTCTTCCCGGCTGGGACTGCACGGTGGGGCTGGTCGTCGGGGAGGGCACGGCCTTGTTGATCGACGCCGGGTCGAGCCTCGGGGAGGGCGCGCGGCTGCGGGCGCAGGCGGAGGCGTTCACCGGTCACCGTGTGACTCATCTCGCGCTCACACACCCCCATTTCGACCACGTCTTCGGGGCGGCGGCGTTCGCGGGGGCGGAGGTGTTCGGCGCGGTGGGCATCGACACGGTGTTCACCGCCCGGCACGCGCGCGAGGAGCTGCGCGCGGACGCGGTACGCAACGGGCTGGAGGCCGGCTCGGCGGACGAGGCGGTCGACGCGCTCACCCCGCCCCGCCACTACGTCTCCGGCGAGTGGACCCTCGACCTGGACGGCGGCCGGCAGGTCCTGCTGGCGAACGTAGGCCCGGGCCACACGGCCCACGACCTCGCGATCCTGGTACCGGGCTCACCCGAGGTCGTCTTCTGCGGCGACCTGGTCGAGGAGTCCGGCGAACCGCAGGCGGGCCCCGACGCCGTACCGTCGCACTGGCCTGCGGCACTGGACCGGCTGCTGGACCTTGGCGGCGAGGACGCGCTGTACGTGCCCGGTCACGGAACGGTGGTGGGCGCGGCGTTCGTACGGGCGCAGCGGGACGCGTTGGCGACGCGTTTCGGCGTGTCGTGA
- a CDS encoding DUF3097 domain-containing protein yields the protein MRQYSADLTPPWKKPKPAPEVPAEPGLVVEEPGTGFCGAVIRCEAGTVTLEDRFGKHRVFPLEPRGFLLEGRVVTLVRPPSSAPVRPTRTASGSVAVPGARARVARAGRIYVEGRHDAELVEKVWGDDLRIEGVVVEYLEGVDDLPSIVAEFAPGPDARLGVLVDHLVPGTKEWRIAEAVTSEHALVVGHPYIDIWEAVKPSSLGIPGWPRVPRGQDWKTGVCRALGWPENTGAVWQGILGRVGSYRDLEPELLGRVEELIDFVTDSGGA from the coding sequence ATGCGCCAGTACTCCGCCGACCTGACCCCTCCCTGGAAGAAGCCGAAGCCCGCCCCGGAGGTTCCGGCGGAGCCCGGCCTGGTGGTGGAGGAGCCCGGCACCGGTTTCTGCGGCGCGGTGATCCGCTGCGAGGCGGGCACGGTCACCCTGGAGGACCGCTTCGGCAAGCACCGCGTGTTCCCGCTGGAGCCGCGGGGGTTCCTGCTGGAGGGCCGGGTGGTGACGCTGGTCCGGCCGCCGTCGTCGGCTCCGGTACGACCCACCCGTACGGCCTCCGGTTCGGTCGCCGTCCCCGGCGCACGCGCACGCGTGGCCCGCGCCGGGCGCATCTACGTCGAGGGCCGGCACGACGCCGAACTGGTCGAGAAGGTGTGGGGCGACGACCTGCGCATCGAGGGCGTGGTCGTGGAGTACCTGGAGGGCGTGGACGACCTGCCGTCGATCGTGGCCGAATTCGCACCGGGTCCGGACGCGCGGTTGGGCGTCCTGGTGGACCACTTGGTGCCGGGCACGAAGGAGTGGCGCATCGCGGAGGCGGTGACCAGCGAGCACGCGCTGGTGGTGGGCCACCCGTACATCGACATCTGGGAGGCGGTGAAGCCGTCGTCCCTGGGGATTCCGGGGTGGCCCCGGGTGCCGCGAGGGCAGGACTGGAAGACGGGCGTGTGCCGGGCGCTGGGGTGGCCGGAAAACACCGGGGCGGTTTGGCAGGGGATTCTGGGGCGGGTGGGGTCTTACAGGGATCTGGAGCCGGAGTTGTTGGGGCGGGTGGAGGAGTTGATCGACTTCGTCACGGATAGCGGTGGGGCTTAA
- a CDS encoding Uma2 family endonuclease, translated as MTAVDERGMTKYFEEFEPPEGVKVELLRGEIVMMASPDLVHNMIVEDVLDQFPRKRWSRLQTQDVDIIDEASEPVPDLVVLERNAMPASGRLLPCRLITMVVEVVSKTSVARDYGVKRSIYAAGEIPAYLIVDPIMAHCVLLTKPVGEGEDADYQVQQVTKFGAPLPLEHLSIELDTAEFGTYKGVKPHRYP; from the coding sequence ATGACCGCTGTGGACGAGCGTGGGATGACCAAATACTTCGAGGAGTTCGAGCCTCCCGAGGGCGTCAAGGTCGAGCTTCTCCGGGGGGAAATCGTGATGATGGCCAGCCCTGATCTGGTCCACAACATGATCGTCGAGGATGTGCTGGACCAGTTCCCGCGTAAGCGATGGTCCCGGCTCCAGACTCAGGACGTCGACATCATTGATGAGGCCAGCGAGCCCGTGCCGGATCTGGTCGTCCTGGAGCGAAACGCCATGCCCGCATCTGGTCGCCTGCTGCCGTGTCGACTGATCACGATGGTCGTCGAGGTCGTCTCCAAGACCAGTGTCGCCCGGGACTATGGAGTCAAGCGCTCGATCTACGCTGCCGGCGAGATCCCCGCCTACCTCATCGTCGACCCGATCATGGCGCACTGCGTCCTGTTGACGAAGCCTGTCGGAGAGGGAGAGGACGCCGACTACCAAGTGCAGCAAGTTACGAAGTTCGGTGCCCCGCTCCCGCTGGAGCACCTCAGCATCGAACTCGACACCGCCGAATTCGGCACCTACAAGGGCGTTAAGCCCCACCGCTATCCGTGA
- the hemW gene encoding radical SAM family heme chaperone HemW: MPSALPDGEPVPDDGALPASALAGAADRPLGFYLHVPYCATRCGYCDFNTYTATELRGTGGVLASRDNYADTLIDEIRLARKVLGDDPRPVRTVFVGGGTPTLLAAGDLVRMLGAIRDEFGLAADAEVTTEANPESVDPAYLATLREGGFNRISFGMQSAKQHVLKVLDRTHTPGRPEACVAQARAAGFEHVNLDLIYGTPGESDDDWRASLEAALGAGPDHVSAYALIVEEGTQLARRIRRGEVPMTDDDVHADRYLIAEEALSAAGFDWYEVSNWATSDAGRCLHNELYWRGADWWGAGPGAHSHVGGVRWWNVKHPGAYAAALAAGRSPGAGREILSEEDRRVERILLELRLREGVPLELLREEGLAASRRALGGGLLQEGPYGEGRAVLTLRGRLLADAVVRDLVD; this comes from the coding sequence ATGCCTTCCGCACTCCCCGACGGCGAGCCCGTCCCCGACGACGGCGCGCTCCCCGCGTCCGCGCTCGCCGGGGCCGCCGACCGTCCGCTCGGCTTCTACCTGCACGTCCCGTACTGCGCGACCCGCTGCGGCTACTGCGACTTCAACACCTACACGGCGACCGAGCTGCGCGGCACGGGCGGCGTCCTCGCCTCCCGCGACAACTACGCGGACACCCTGATCGACGAGATCCGCCTGGCCCGCAAGGTCCTCGGCGACGATCCGCGTCCGGTGCGCACGGTGTTCGTGGGCGGCGGTACGCCGACACTGCTGGCCGCGGGTGATCTCGTACGGATGCTGGGGGCGATCCGCGACGAGTTCGGCCTCGCGGCCGATGCGGAGGTCACGACGGAGGCGAATCCGGAGTCGGTGGATCCGGCGTATCTGGCCACGCTCCGGGAGGGCGGCTTCAACCGGATCTCCTTCGGCATGCAGAGCGCGAAGCAGCATGTGCTGAAGGTCCTGGACCGCACGCACACGCCGGGGCGGCCGGAGGCGTGCGTGGCTCAGGCCCGGGCGGCGGGCTTCGAGCACGTGAACCTGGACCTGATCTACGGCACGCCGGGGGAGTCGGACGACGACTGGCGGGCGTCGCTCGAGGCAGCGCTCGGCGCCGGCCCGGACCACGTCTCGGCGTACGCGCTGATCGTCGAGGAGGGTACGCAGCTGGCCCGGCGGATCCGGCGGGGCGAGGTCCCGATGACGGACGACGACGTGCACGCGGACCGGTATCTGATCGCGGAGGAGGCGCTGTCGGCGGCCGGTTTCGACTGGTACGAGGTGTCGAACTGGGCGACCTCGGACGCGGGCCGCTGCCTGCACAACGAGCTGTACTGGCGTGGCGCCGACTGGTGGGGCGCGGGGCCGGGCGCGCACAGCCATGTGGGCGGGGTGCGGTGGTGGAACGTGAAGCATCCGGGGGCGTACGCGGCGGCCTTGGCGGCGGGGCGGTCGCCGGGGGCGGGGCGGGAGATCCTTTCGGAGGAGGACCGGCGGGTGGAGCGGATTCTGCTGGAGCTGCGGCTTCGGGAGGGGGTGCCGTTGGAGTTGCTGCGGGAGGAGGGGCTGGCGGCTTCTCGGCGGGCGCTGGGGGGTGGGTTGCTTCAGGAGGGGCCCTACGGGGAGGGGCGTGCGGTGCTGACGCTTCGGGGGCGGCTGCTGGCGGATGCGGTGGTCAGGGACCTCGTGGATTGA